The Colias croceus chromosome 22, ilColCroc2.1 DNA window ATGCTTAGAGTATTAATGAAAAAGGTTTTGCACACTTGAATTTTGTTTGAATCTATTCTAAAGAAGTATTTGATCGAATGAGTTCGGGTGCGTTTTCGCTCTACTGTGATTCGCTTAACATCTTCGACTAATGTATGATTTACGATATATTGCCATTGTCTCTCGTGGTctccaattttataatattgctgCATTATGTACTCTCTTTGCTCATGAGTTACCTTTTCACCACATTTCTTTGTGCACTTACAGCTagcttttaaaacttttttgtcgTACATTTTCTTCGATCTACAGCCTTTATAGGCTTCACcggaattttttaatttcttattctTTACATCTTGatgttcatttaaatttcgtttacgttttcttgtatttttttccTGTGGTGTCGATTCTTGAACTGTACTAAATGAATGCATTATGGCTTGGTCTTCTCCATCATAGTCACCATTATGATCAAGGCTCTGATGGTCCACTACGTTACTGTTTTGTTCTGTTTGTGTCAGATTTTGAGGACTAGggattatgttttcattgtTAATAATCGTTTTGTCCAATAATGTACAATCAGAAATATTTGCGGGTTGTAATGTTTCATCCAAATCAAAAAGAGATGGTACTGATGATTCTCCTTCTTTTTCACCCCCGTGATTATCAATAATAGTACTAGTATATGAGGGTGACGGCTGATtatcgtttaaaaataatttattgaggCATCTTTTTGATGACAGCTTTGCTTTGTATCTAGACGGTCCATTATTTTCATGTGTTGAAGTTGGTGTCAAATCCAAAATACAGTTTGTGTCTGCTTTAGGATTGTCTTGCAACTTATTAGCTTCAAATATGACTGAAGGGGATGCTATGAAGTCTATTGTGTTCAAAACTAAAGATACGTTGGAAATAGTTGATggtgtttttattatcttctGACTGGCCGTTTCTATGTAATCTGAGTTTCCTCCAATACTTGATGAACTTCCGCTTTtctgtaaaattttcattctttCTGGGCTCGGCAAATACTCAGATGCATCCGGTGAGAAAtcttcatttatttcattttcgtTTTCCTCACAGTAAAATGCTTTCTTCGTCtttcgtaaaatatattcatgagcTTTAGCAATAACTGCTTCAGATGTCGTAGTAACCACGTCGTTATTTCCTCCCTGATGttgttctaaaaaaaaatagaatagatAAGTGATATATGAATAACAGTATCCAGATGACACTGAATAATTGCACTCATATTTG harbors:
- the LOC123701973 gene encoding uncharacterized protein LOC123701973 yields the protein MSKQTRYARLNAIMNNVERIEEEPNHFNNEQHQGGNNDVVTTTSEAVIAKAHEYILRKTKKAFYCEENENEINEDFSPDASEYLPSPERMKILQKSGSSSSIGGNSDYIETASQKIIKTPSTISNVSLVLNTIDFIASPSVIFEANKLQDNPKADTNCILDLTPTSTHENNGPSRYKAKLSSKRCLNKLFLNDNQPSPSYTSTIIDNHGGEKEGESSVPSLFDLDETLQPANISDCTLLDKTIINNENIIPSPQNLTQTEQNSNVVDHQSLDHNGDYDGEDQAIMHSFSTVQESTPQEKNTRKRKRNLNEHQDVKNKKLKNSGEAYKGCRSKKMYDKKVLKASCKCTKKCGEKVTHEQREYIMQQYYKIGDHERQWQYIVNHTLVEDVKRITVERKRTRTHSIKYFFRIDSNKIQVCKTFFINTLSISHQTVYTALEKSKPEENFMDKRGRHENRPQPVRRIRSKRGTRQIPGPSPSCVPELQTLYTEPVPISKALYDDLISLCKAGDIPSYYCGFYESLTYGSTWSGDNDGNEEDNDD